TGCATGCTGTTTTTTATACAGTTTCTTGTTTACAGTTTGTTTCTGTGCAAGCTTGTAACTTCTCACCTGTTGGTATTCAAACGATCAGATGTTTTGCAAAGGAAAATGGTGTTTGTGTACCAAATACTGAAACCTGGCCACGTAAAAAAGCAGTTTCAGAGAAATCGATTTTTATGTAGTTTTTTGTGTTCTAGGTTTTCAGCACATACTCCAATGAGGACTATGATAGGCGCAATGATGACGTTGACCCTGTTTCTGCATCTGCAGAGTACGAACTGGAGAAGAGGGTGGAAAAAATGGATGTGTTCCCTGTTGAAATTGAAAAGGGTAAATACTTATTCATCAACATACTATAGAGACAACATAATCTAATAGATGTGCAAAGAATCTGTAAAATTTGTTAAATGCATGACCTCTGCATTTCTGAATAACTGTCTCTTCCATTGAAATGTAGGAGACAACGGTCTGGGAATCAGCATTATAGGAATGGGTGTGGGTGCAGACCAGGGTCTAGAAAAGCTTGGTATATTTGTGAAGACTATCACTGAGGGTGGAGCTGCTGCAAGAGATGGCCGGTAAGTCATTTTTAATTTACCTAATCTGTACTTTTAATTCTTTTTGATGTTTGGTAGTTTCTACGAAAGCTTGTGAGTTGTAATGTGTGACTGCTTTGCTGGATTTAAATTTGTGTATGGATCCGTTCCAGATTTTTCAAACAAACGATTCCTCCAAAATGCCCAAAAAAACTCCACCCACTGGCTATAAATAAATCTATGAGCATGAGATAAGTACATTCTTCTAACTGGATTAGCAAATAtagttcagtacagtacagagtaCACTCCCCTTCCATAACTATTTTGTATtcatctttaaatgattttaccAGAGTGGCTAAGAAACCAGCCATTCTTTCAGTGAGGTGGCACGTAAGATTAAGGGAGTTTCTATGTTAGTTTTTGTAATCTGCAGTCCATTTTAACATACTGTAGATTGCTTGCTATGAGTCCCCAGTATTTTCATGATATGTACCTGTTCTTCATGCAGGATCAGCATTAATGATCAGATTGTGGAAGTGGATGGCACCAGCTTAGTGGGAGTTACCCAGTTCTTTGCAGCAACAGTTCTGAAGAACACCAAGGGGACAGTCAGGTACATTttgcacacattttatttatttgtttgtttatttaaatatttctttttttgttttgtgtaatataTTTTTGATTTAGGTAGCTATTGCAAAAATAAATGGCAATTATCTAATCTAGAAGCTCCATAGGTTATACTAGTTTCTACAGCAGGTTGAACAGgtacttgggacctgtgtgatgaagggcattggtgagcaggagagttttgaaagtaatcctgaactttacaggtagccagtaaAGTCATGGGTGGAAAAAAATGTACTTGCGACACGTGTGCAGCATGAGTCAACGTCGACTATTTACTTTTTTGGCTCACTTCCTGTCAAATGTAGATTGGTGATGACGTGTCTGTGGTGTAGAGATTAACGTTAGACCGTTGAATCGCAGTTCACACGCCATTGATGTCTTTTGGAAGATTATGCTGTTGTAATGTACATGTCTGAGATGGAAATCGCTGTTGTTTTATCATTTAGCTTCCTCATTGGTCGAGAGAAGCCTGGAACACACAGTGAGGTGGCTCGTCTCATCAGTGAGACATTGGAACAAGAGAAGTGCCAGCAGGAGGAATTGGAAGAGCAATATGATCAGTCAACAGAAGAGGCAAGTTTTAAAATTGCAAAAAATGCAGTCTGAAACTTATGTATAAATAATTTGCTGTTATTAAAAGTTTCTGTTGAGCTCCAGACCACCGATTTATGCTTATAGCACCTCCCACATGTTCCTGTGGTGTGAGAATGCTTTGACCAGATCATTTTCCAGCAACAGGGATCTAATAGACACATTTTTACTTGAGAACCATGCATAACCAGAAAAGTCAAATAGGAGATCATTTTGGCTTGTGCCTTCATCAATGTACTGATGTACTTGAGTTTCTGATcaattttacatttacagtatatgtaGAGAACCACTTGGGAAAATTCTTGGTTAAGACATTCTTTATCACAAGCTACGGGGGGTAACATCAGAATCTGGAGATATATGATGAAAGATATCCGTTACTAGCAGTACATCTAATGActaattaattttaaacaattgGCAACTCAGTTAAGCGTCTCTGATTCTGTTATTTAATTTAGTTGCCAGCGTAACTATCAAGTATTCATACTTCTGCATTTCTAATTGTTGGTTCATGTTATTCTAGTGATCTTTTAGTATCATTTGTTTTATATGTGACTTTTAGGATGAGCATGATGAAGATGAGGATGAGGTATTGGGATCAAGCTTTTGGGAAAAGTCTGACGTTTCTGAACTAcctgaaaatgaaaatatgtttttaccaTCGGATATGGACTCTGCACAGCTGACTTACAAATTTAAAGAGGTATTTTGAAATCTAAAATCCTGAAATGATTTCTCGGTTAAATATTGCAAGGTACACCAGTTCCCTTTGTTTTTGCTTTGTCGCAATGAGTTTTTATACAGTAGtcctttttaaatattctttttcTGTTCTATTTTCTTACCaatattttgtaatttaatttattgagtgaacctgtttttaatttttacagctAGAACTAAAGCATGCTGTAACAATAGCTGAAATCACCCAGTTGAAAGAAAAGGTAAGTGGAATTTTAATCTGCAATTTACAAAAATTGGATTTCTAAAAGGATAACTGTATTGAGCAGTATTACAAACCCATAAATAAAATATGGGAAAAGTACTCTTATTAGCTATGGTCTGCTGCAGGATATAGTGGAGATACCTGTAGTAATGTTTGTCATGCTGGGTAAAATCTTTGGGACTGCTCATCCAATTGTAAGGAAACTTGGTCTAGGATTTTTCAGTACAAATTAGAAAGCCTTGGTAACCTTCTTTTGGAAATCTCTTTAGGACCACTCACCTGGATTTGATGAAATATGCTTAGGCATTTATTATGAGATGATATTCTACATGCTGTGGCTGTAGGGCAGGGTGACTATTTCACATACTCTAGTTATCTCTGTAACAATTGGTCTAAATATGTTGAACCTGTGCAGAGACGTTTGTAATGACATTCCATATGCTGTAGTTGTAGTTCATTGCAACCctacaatgtttttaaatgtggtgtTTGTGGTGGaagatgtgtgtgtgttgctctaAGTACCTTGCTAATGAGTTTGAATTCTTCTAATTTCAGTTAATGGCTAAAGAAGCAGAGAAAGCGGAGTGGGAAACTATGCAGACTCAGCTACAGAAAGACACTGAAGAAAATaaggaaaaaatgaaaaagctaGAGACTTACTGGCTAGAAGCACAAACCCTTTGCAAAACAGCGAATGAGCATCTTAAGGAAACACAGTCTCAGTATGATGCACTGGACAAGAGATACAACAAGGCCAAGAAACTTCTCAAGGACTACCAACAGAAGTGAGTGAGCCCTGGGTTTGCCTTTTAATGTGTATTGCTTGTCAATATCACAGTACTTTTTTCCGAAGTGAAATTCAAGTATgatctggttttgtttgtttgttttcttggtaATGGCATGCTTTTGATTTGGTGTATAGTGGCATGTATGGGAATCACTGTTGTTattttgtgcccccccccccagggaaATAGATTTTGTTAAAAAGGAAGAGGATCAAAAAAGAGCTCTTGATGAGAAAGACAGAGTGCATCAGGAGCAGCTCCAGAAATTGCAGGACAAGGTAAACAAGTActtattgtttgtaattattcatAAAAACATCAGATACAAATTTCACAAGGACTGTTGAAATTGACAAAAGCCTTGAATAAAGTTCTATGTTCTATTCCAATAGATAGCAGAGCTGGAAGCCCAGGCACTCTCCAGGGGACAGAAAGCACTTGTACGCAGTAAAGCTGATCTGATGGAGGAGAACCCCAGGCTGGGAAGTACAGGACAGCTGGAGGGTGTATGGGGTGTGGAGGAAGAGACTAAAGGAACAGTCAAGAAAGCACAATCTCATGACACTTTACTTTCTGGTAATTtgctatttctttatttatttttttcactgggtTTGCAAAACTACTAAAATAAATTACGGTAGGTTCTTGAACAAGTTTTAACTAGAAGGCTTTGTCTCCCTCTGTCTCCTCCTTTCAAATCTGTGAAATTTTACATGTAGATTAAGCATCCAAGCAGTTCAGCTGCTGTATATAATGGTTGATCAACTACACATAAAGGAAACCCTTGATAGATTTCAGTTTACCTTAAACAAAATCAAGCCTAATGTTCAGTCTGCCATAGGTtcagtttaaccctttcagtccagCGTATGCTGGTGGAAATCACGTTGGAATCCcacaggactcctaggtcccagtctaaGGTAGTGTTTAAATagatgtaaaaaatatgtttttcctgTATACTCAGTAAAGGCTTTTATTCTTCATCTTGACAAacataattcaggactgaaaagaTTAAGACAGTGGAGTCTAtcagattatttattttgtttattttttacttatttatttccaTATTAGTATACTGTCACAATGTTTTGCTTTATTTGCATTTTatgtgtatcatttttttttatgttgtctgtcattttgtttgtttttttcgacCCAGCTTTTTTCCTCACATTAGAATTGTGGTGTTTCAAAATGGGttctttttgttaaagttctgttgccacctttgaatgtaaacatcaatctctctttcctactttcacctgaagaagagaccattgaagtcttgaaagcttgtgatttaataatgttttagttagtccaataaaaggcatCACATCTCCTTTGTCTATCACTTTTGGACTGATACGACTACTGTTTCATCTACAAtgggtaaataaaaatacaaggaCAAATGGTTGTTCTTGGTAGATGGTACAGTCAGAATGCAACAAAACTAAGATGTAAAGCACAAACATatatgcattttcatttgtgtTAAAACACAGGTGATTTAAAGACAtgtttgtatacaaaataaacatgatGTAATGAGGAAGAGTTATATACATCAAAATTATGCTGTGCTTTAATGCATTTTTTCTGTTTGACAATAATTGCAGATTTGGATGACCTGGTCCCAGAAACGGTCAGGTTAGATACCAGTGCTAACAAGGCAAAGGCACAGCTTTCTCTAAAAGCAAAAAGGCAACCGCCATCTCGAAACAAACTAAGAGAAACTCTTGGCACTGGGGATCAAAACGGAAAGGTTTGTTTGAGATAACTATGATAATGTTTGATTGGAGATTATATTTGTACTAGTATTACTATCACTAGTAATTACTGGGTGATATTAATAAATCTGGTTCTTACTAGCAGTATATAATGcacaacatattttattatagTAGTGCAATCatatttaaccttttatttttattaagaaatATACATGTGTATTAACTATTTTAAGACATTGGGTATAATACAGCTTTTTGTGAAGTTCTGATTATTTTCTTCTTATTCTACCCCCAAATTTCCCCTAACCCAAGAATGAAACCTCTTTCTGAGATGAGTTGTGTAGGCCTAGTAGTTGTTTTTATATAACTTCTAGCTAGGATTAAGTGACTTGTACTACTACATCTGCAATTTTAGGTTGTCAGTGATGGTCTGTGGCCAAAGGTTAAATAGGGGAAAAGGTTTATGTGTAATGCAtttcttaaatgttttaaaatcatctCATTTTTACCCGTGTTTTAGGCTGAAAAGTGATTCCCTTAGAGCTAAAGATAAAAAACAATACTATTGGTGCTCTCAAATTACTTCTCTCCTCGACTAAATTGAAACATCTTGCTGTCTGCTGTAAGCAATAATCATGTacctgttttttgggggggggtttttGGTGGAAATCTCggaataaatcttttttttttgcttgctttaCAGGAGAATAACGAGAGTGCAGTTACACAGTCTGAAGCTCTGTGTATACAAAATGAAATGGCTTCCACAAAGGCCATTCAAGAAACACTTTCACTGTCTTTAACCAGATCATATTCTGGAGACAGACAAAAGACTGAAAAACCTGAAGATGCAGATAATACTCAAAGTAGACCAGAGCCAAGATGGACAGCTCCTCCCCAGGCTTCTCCGCTCTACAGAACTAACAATGAAGACAGTGTGAGCTCAAGCCAGTCTCCTTCCAAAGAGACTTCCAGTCCCAACTCTCCCACAGGATTCCTCCAGAACGTCAAGAAGAGAGAGTCCAAAGGCAAAGGCAAAGAAGCCAAAGGTAAGACAAGCCAAGCCAATTTTATAtgcaaaaaaattgaaaatgtagGGTGTCCTTTACTTTGTGGATTTACAAGTATCAGTATAAAAGTTCTTTATGATTGAGGAGTCTATTTAAAGAGTTTACTCCAGTTTAagtatgctttttatttatttatttttttatttttttaaggagaACACCACCTATTCATTTTACACAACTTATATTTCAGGTTGTTATGCTTGTTATACATGGCTTTTTTCCTCTTCatcctttcaaaaaacaggaataaatacatgaaaaatatgccccaatctttatttatttttttatagatgaGAAGGTATCGGAAGCAAATGACAGCACATCTTTAGGAAAACCGAAAAGAAGATTTCCTGATTTTGGGTAAATGCTTAACTGTCTCTTTGACATGCATGGTTTATTCTAAACATGTTGGAGATTCTGCAGGTTAATTCTGTTGCATGATCTCTTCAGtttagaaaactttttttttttctgttagcgTTAAGCCATAACAGAAACTGTTAATCTTTACGCTTGACCATCAAGCATCTGTAGAGggtatattttattaattcttgtCTTAAAATCATTTAACTGGTGATAGAAACCAATTGCATCTTTACCTTTATTTTAGCTTTATAAGTAACATCTTGATCTCTTCAAAACAATAGTGGCCTTCGGAAATCGGGTGGCAAAGGGAAGAAAGACAAAGAGAGTCTGAGAAGCTCAATGGGCAGCAGGTAAGATTATTTATCATTTTACACATCCACAGATAGACAGACTCTATTAAAGCACATTAATTAATCCTGAAAAGAAATGTCCTGTTTCGTTTGACGAGGGGATAAAgtagacatttttaaaaacataatgaaGATGTTTGGTTCATCCTGCAAAACAGTTTGTTAAAACTCTGTCCATTGTTTCagttaagtaaatacatttttaatcagcCACACTATCACTATGTGAACCCTGTCTGACAAGGATCTGTTTAAAGCAGTTTGGTATAGCATGCATACAGTAAATGATAGATGTCATTGAACTCTGATTGCTCAGGGGCTCTGGGGATCTACTAGAAGATTCTGGTGGTAACATGTCTCCAGCTGAATCCATGTCATCCATCCCTACCTGCATGCCTTTCTCCTGGTTTGGGGACAGTCACAAGGAACCTGCTTCATCAAGTACAAGCCTCCATTACACTTCGACTGAGACCGCACTAGAGCACGGCCAGGAGAAAAGCAAAAATAAGGTGGGTGGAGCAAAGTGGAAAAAGCTTAACTACAAATCCCGTTGGAGTTCCAAGTTTGTAAAACTTGCCAGGGGCtctggaacaaatatattaaaaacaactcatgatgtgttggtttcaaacacaggtactttgttaaaattattaaaattatgcagaaaatgtggaaacttacacaaacgctgttaatataataaatacataatgtgtgtgtatttgctaattagttataagggtatataaaaccATAGGCCTGCTTACAACATACTTGCGACAAAAattgatggatggagaagacgcagacaaacactggctagattaagtcttgtatgggaagaactccttcagtcccatgcaatgggtttgcaggaaaggaatcgtattgtgcgcagaaattcggcgtgcaacgcaaccacatcttggtgctgttgatcagcgtggtccagcctttccaaaagatggctgtattgccgatcctgcctggcagcggtgcgtgtAATcggacggtacatccttctgtactccaggtgCATCAGAcaatgctcctggatcagcagctacagcagctacagcgttcaaaccaactttaatttaaagaacagttgtgaattgcttcacagcttttgttttacatgtgaatcctaagaataatatgtgaaaaacaaaacatatcgcatatgcgcacactCTTAGCCCAACATGtataaaatggcttgatatccccaaccatttgttttttcacaaattattattaggattcacatataaaacagaagctgtgaaacaattcacaactggtcttctttaaattaaagttgttttgaaaatgctagctgttgtggttggggatatcaagcacttttaattgacgctgggacggtggtgtgtatatgcgatatgttcttgtattcacaaattattcttaggcttcacaggtaaaacacaaactgtgaaacaattcacatttggcatcctttaaattaaagtttgagcgctgtagctgctgtggttgaggagataaagccattttacgcgtgtcaggtaggctgtgtgcgtatatgcagtatgttattgtttttcacaatttatttgtttgattcacatgtaaaggagagcttgtgaaacaattcacaattggtcttcacattaaagttggtttggacactctagctgctgtggttggggagataaagcccttgtacacgtggctgaggctaagtgtgagtgtgcggtatgttattttattccagaaattattcttaggattcacatttaaaacagagactgtgaaacaattcacaattggtcaatctggtgttgcgtgctgtcagaaggggtggaagctggaaacatcctgcgggaaaaaagctacattattcgtagcattattattatgataataatgctggtcatagttttcatgcatcgttcataatacactgaaatgaataaataatggtataaatcaacatctctatatgcaatttatatataatttagctgcgaccctcatcaggagaagcagattgataataatggatggatggatatttaactgatttgtattagtaaggctgggataag
The Acipenser ruthenus chromosome 10, fAciRut3.2 maternal haplotype, whole genome shotgun sequence DNA segment above includes these coding regions:
- the LOC117411952 gene encoding neurabin-1-like isoform X1 — encoded protein: MIKTESKGDRTLRSASPHRNAYKSDFHAIKCSFDGAKPSDSASQKSYANGSSDDREDTRGRPFGTRINKIKNIFLQMDGQQNENTEVKIMGRNEIPAVSPPKAPLASSVPKTSPESPISDKASKSEDGDFDQVTLSGKFSETRKLFERGIKDQTPIEKHSPTKTKARVSLGSVSDDGKSPRHSSGSSENTVSSLKADLSPASLTKGWQSERSDSEGGKHHVSRLSSLNAGPISRRLENFMVDSDNEEPNRLSCKEKPETESQQTVHRPSALAKPTSPIGHAIIKPNIGNTSVSSPPFRDQKQTPSSLVSNSFNFQREESSKAGKTDGDVLINTGSAKLPEQDAPLDRTAVGMVRAELPEKDAPLDRTAVGMVRAELVVVQNESSESDENDYENDVFEELKAESPKPDLRGHPVNSLLEEEKQDFPVDGKEVENTVEKVVSSHGIAREVQKSDSKVAEDYPEEDDGEEEGECEIEEQVESNSVKLSPNIYGIENAAFVDDKDTESEHQETEPKAEEEAYEEEYQSGADLNEIPGLSDEDDPLPRRKITFSTSPIQVFSTYSNEDYDRRNDDVDPVSASAEYELEKRVEKMDVFPVEIEKGDNGLGISIIGMGVGADQGLEKLGIFVKTITEGGAAARDGRISINDQIVEVDGTSLVGVTQFFAATVLKNTKGTVSFLIGREKPGTHSEVARLISETLEQEKCQQEELEEQYDQSTEEDEHDEDEDEVLGSSFWEKSDVSELPENENMFLPSDMDSAQLTYKFKELELKHAVTIAEITQLKEKLMAKEAEKAEWETMQTQLQKDTEENKEKMKKLETYWLEAQTLCKTANEHLKETQSQYDALDKRYNKAKKLLKDYQQKEIDFVKKEEDQKRALDEKDRVHQEQLQKLQDKIAELEAQALSRGQKALVRSKADLMEENPRLGSTGQLEGVWGVEEETKGTVKKAQSHDTLLSDLDDLVPETVRLDTSANKAKAQLSLKAKRQPPSRNKLRETLGTGDQNGKENNESAVTQSEALCIQNEMASTKAIQETLSLSLTRSYSGDRQKTEKPEDADNTQSRPEPRWTAPPQASPLYRTNNEDSVSSSQSPSKETSSPNSPTGFLQNVKKRESKGKGKEAKDEKVSEANDSTSLGKPKRRFPDFGGLRKSGGKGKKDKESLRSSMGSRGSGDLLEDSGGNMSPAESMSSIPTCMPFSWFGDSHKEPASSSTSLHYTSTETALEHGQEKSKNKTLDDDSPVTGKQNQWLNRPLSEWTTQQVCHWLMGMNMDQYTTEFTAKYIDGQQLMQLDSDKLKALGVSSQTDRATIKKKLKDMKKNQERLEKQREKEARRSGKPLHVESNC
- the LOC117411952 gene encoding neurabin-1-like isoform X2, which produces MIKTESKGDRTLRSASPHRNAYKSDFHAIKCSFDGAKPSDSASQKSYANGSSDDREDTRGRPFGTRINKIKNIFLQMDGQQNENTEVKIMGRNEIPAVSPPKAPLASSVPKTSPESPISDKASKSEDGDFDQVTLSGKFSETRKLFERGIKDQTPIEKHSPTKTKARVSLGSVSDDGKSPRHSSGSSENTVSSLKADLSPASLTKGWQSERSDSEGGKHHVSRLSSLNAGPISRRLENFMVDSDNEEPNRLSCKEKPETESQQTVHRPSALAKPTSPIGHAIIKPNIGNTSVSSPPFRDQKQTPSSLVSNSFNFQREESSKAGKTDGDVLINTGSAKLPEQDAPLDRTAVGMVRAELPEKDAPLDRTAVGMVRAELVVVQNESSESDENDYENDVFEELKAESPKPDLRGHPVNSLLEEEKQDFPVDGKEVENTVEKVVSSHGIAREVQKSDSKVAEDYPEEDDGEEEGECEIEEQVESNSVKLSPNIYGIENAAFVDDKDTESEHQETEPKAEEEAYEEEYQSGADLNEIPGLSDEDDPLPRRKITFSTSPIQVFSTYSNEDYDRRNDDVDPVSASAEYELEKRVEKMDVFPVEIEKGDNGLGISIIGMGVGADQGLEKLGIFVKTITEGGAAARDGRISINDQIVEVDGTSLVGVTQFFAATVLKNTKGTVSFLIGREKPGTHSEVARLISETLEQEKCQQEELEEQYDQSTEEDEHDEDEDEVLGSSFWEKSDVSELPENENMFLPSDMDSAQLTYKFKELELKHAVTIAEITQLKEKLMAKEAEKAEWETMQTQLQKDTEENKEKMKKLETYWLEAQTLCKTANEHLKETQSQYDALDKRYNKAKKLLKDYQQKEIDFVKKEEDQKRALDEKDRVHQEQLQKLQDKIAELEAQALSRGQKALVRSKADLMEENPRLGSTGQLEGVWGVEEETKGTVKKAQSHDTLLSDLDDLVPETVRLDTSANKAKAQLSLKAKRQPPSRNKLRETLGTGDQNGKENNESAVTQSEALCIQNEMASTKAIQETLSLSLTRSYSGDRQKTEKPEDADNTQSRPEPRWTAPPQASPLYRTNNEDSVSSSQSPSKETSSPNSPTGFLQNVKKRESKGKGKEAKDEKVSEANDSTSLGKPKRRFPDFGGLRKSGGKGKKDKESLRSSMGSRGSGDLLEDSGGNMSPAESMSSIPTCMPFSWFGDSHKEPASSSTSLHYTSTETALEHGQEKSKNKNVSVIDDSNRGSLCSDLTGLVAEFNLSGHSHALTFTEVSHKVLLWFFCAH